The following proteins are co-located in the Pyricularia oryzae 70-15 chromosome 1, whole genome shotgun sequence genome:
- a CDS encoding mediator-RNA polymerase II transcription subunit 14: MAAVMMNGVGPDGAMKPNLDQKLNNHGGDTKAISSSEIVQQQTPARSLQSDNPLRMNDLPDEIVHITENFLSLNQLLSRLAQRSHNELEDTIRSLAKKPLPMPPMLNGNADHNTIEDLSNENLDKKVTLLKFAQEQHAKWVKALVITDWSKKASTLSKLIDLKVHMHTQMEKYDFVLDRMMHNKRNLAYARLPSPDLKTALEVLANGDAPWMPDLGYIPPPEMSPEDQLKWLEDLDTLLSLRLTIDDHDKIPYHFRNYRIGSGRVTFIVKGEFEVDLTIADDDPEKQYWFIDFRFLFRPAPPGLSENLRMYLELKVNEVLGAEGLAGCYKYLHELVLTHKINELRRQAMELSVGRWVDALNVERLNRSLAVQYWTSRYPAKAPNAPKSWIIIGVHSAAPSGGLRATAPTSRLALRWFRDNQEVKDIEIPLDEADLSMERILKDVIGRHTQQILTLMHTGLRNKPRFVNKEDHLVLELSRKQPSESLLTMQLTKLDSMVVRVDQIGGTFAVQPRTRPMPMAESNLNTPGRDPVAVIGWVRNTFAMEELVRRGKSQGWVVGKPPVKPDDLRNILSNREQTDAMAWFRKQGWRPQFYVLAHLSMSGDQWWLIELTTPNSNSAASTAGGIRIRTHVQLQFASKQAIMESPSFFSDLNYFTSAMISKMRDLRELHSRRINHIDQPCIRPGLSSNIRMPTIFIRTSEVLPSLSGKGSLGRWAADEVRLSVANVQSSSSTEVDRRGENRSALSTRMDSRIVIASEARLRVLDKSKFRQLSSRVDRDVAFNHKTGEFVLQLRSELGETMIDKLISRLQTIERLYEFLGSISRAPRGVQCETVTLRRVVFTYSDLPQPVSEELAALQPPTKRWKVVLDFADPRTVKLVLEKNNPHIRAVDMLQTLANSPRGLERLPFYLPTTLAVYRALDSISDAWLQLQVSRKGTFEIFTKNIDLATIRYDLPGPQARRLTLDVKLVSRRGELSWHVKRTDAEPNKSNDEFSRVLKEVWNTKSPNWKSLSTSACGPASAGVEELLKGIDKAVRTLLESPPLVLQQQQQRQPVVQPGQQPQVQNQANGVMNRGPQRPGLPGAGGLGAQMRQKQVPQAPMGNHVVDLT, translated from the exons ATGGCTGCCGTTATGATGAATGGCGTTGGCCCGGACGGTGCCATGAAGCCGAATCTAGACCAGAAGCTCAACAACCATGGAGGCGATACCAAGGCCATATCGAGCTCAGAGATAGTACAACAACAGACACCTGCGCGGTCATTACAGTCCGATAATCCTTTGAGGATGAACGACTTGCCAGACGAA ATTGTGCACATCACCGAGAACTTCTTATCGCTCAATCAACTACTTTCCCGTCTGGCACAAAGATCCCACAATGAACTGGAAGACACCATCAGGTCTCTGGCAAAGAAGCCGCTGCCTATGCCGCCGATGCTCAACGGCAATGCTGACCATAACACGATTGAGGACTTGAGCAATGAGAACCTGGATAAAAAGGTCACTCTGCTCAAGTTTGCCCAAGAGCAGCACGCAAAATGGGTCAAAGCACTAGTAATCACCGACTGGAGCAAGAAGGCGAGCACACTGAGCAAATTGATCGATCTAAAGGTGCACATGCACACGCAGATGGAAAAGTACGACTTTGTTCTTGACCGGATGATGCACAACAAACGAAATCTTGCCTATGCCAGGCTCCCGAGCCCGGACCTAAAGACGGCATTAGAGGTCCTGGCAAACGGCGATGCCCCGTGGATGCCGGATCTTGGCTACATCCCACCACCCGAGATGAGCCCAGAGGATCAACTGAAGTGGTTGGAGGATCTCGATACGCTTTTGTCGCTCAGGTTGACAATCGATGACCACGACAAGATTCCGTACCACTTCAGGAATTACAGGATTGGGTCAGGCAGGGTCACCTTTATCGTCAAGGGGGAATTCGAGGTGGACTTGACGATCGCAGACGACGACCCCGAGAAACAGTACTGGTTCATTGACTTTCGGTTTCTCTTCCGACCAGCGCCGCCCGGACTTTCCGAAAACCTGCGGATGTATCTAGAGCTGAAGGTGAACGAAGTTCTAGGCGCGGAAGGACTTGCTGGATGTTACAAGTACTTGCATGAGCTTGTTTTGACGCACAAGATCAACGAGCTGCGGAGACAGGCTATGGAGCTCAGTGTCGGTAGATGGGTCGACGCACTTAATGTCGAGCGTCTCAACCGTTCATTGGCGGTGCAGTACTGGACTTCTCGATATCCAGCCAAGGCCCCCAATGCGCCCAAGAGCTGGATAATCATTGGGGTACACAGTGCTGCCCCGTCGGGTGGTCTACGAGCTACAGCTCCTACGAGTCGCCTGGCCTTGAGATGGTTTCGGgataaccaggaggtcaaggACATCGAGATACCCCTGGACGAGGCAGATCTGTCGATGGAGCGGATTTTGAAGGATGTGATCGGGCGCCATACCCAACAAATTCTTACATTGATGCACACAGGCTTGCGAAACAAGCCACGGTTCGTGAACAAGGAGGACCATCTTGTCCTGGAACTTTCGAGGAAACAACCGTCCGAGTCCTTGTTGACGATGCAACTCACAAAACTCGACTCTATGGTTGTGCGGGTCGACCAGATTGGTGGCACCTTTGCCGTACAACCTCGAACCCGACCCATGCCCATGGCCGAGTCCAATCTCAACACCCCAGGCCGGGACCCTGTGGCGGTGATTGGATGGGTACGCAACACCTTTGCCATGGAAGAGTTGGTCCGCCGCGGCAAGAGCCAGGGATGGGTTGTAGGAAAACCGCCAGTCAAACCGGATGACCTGCGTAATATACTTAGCAATCGCGAACAGACCGACGCGATGGCCTGGTTTAGGAAGCAGGGCTGGAGGCCTCAGTTTTACGTATTGGCCCATCTGAGTATGAGTGGTGACCAGTGGTGGCTCATAGAGCT GACTACGCCAAACTCCAACTcggccgcgtcgaccgcggGAGGCATACGTATCAGGACTCACGTACAGCTGCAATTTGCATCTAAACAAGCAATAATGGAATCCCCGTCCTTCTTCTCGGATCTCAACTACTTCACCTCAGCTATGATATCCAAGATGAGAGACCTCAGGGAACTTCATTCCAGGAGAATCAATCACATCGACCAGCCATGCATCAGACCTGGCTTAAGTTCAAATATCAGGATGCCCACAATTTTCATACGCACTTCCGAGGTTTTGCCGTCGCTGAGCGGCAAAGGTTCTTTGGGGCGATGGGCTGCAGACGAGGTTCGGCTGTCGGTTGCCAATGTCCAGTCTTCTTCCTCGACCGAGGTTGACAGAAGGGGCGAAAACCGGTCTGCCTTGTCGACGCGGATGGATTCGCGCATCGTTATAGCATCAGAGGCACGTCTTAGGGTGTTGGATAAAAGCAAGTTCCGGCAACTGAGCTCAAGGGTGGACCGCGATGTTGCGTTTAACCACAAGACTGGAGAGTTTGTGCTGCAACTGAGGTCAGAGCTGGGAGAAACCATGATAGACAAGTTGATTTCCCGGCTGCAGACCATAGAGCGCCTCTACGAATTCCTGGGATCTATTAGTCGCGCTCCCAGGGGTGTGCAATGCGAGACGGTAACGCTACGAAGGGTGGTTTTCACTTACAGCGATCTTCCGCAGCCAGTGAGTGAAGAGTTGGCTGCATTACAACCGCCGACGAAACGATGGAAGGTCGTGCTTGACTTTGCAGACCCGAGGACAGTCAAGCTTGTTTTGGAGAAGAACAACCCGCACATACGTGCCGTCGACATGCTGCAAACACTGGCCAACTCACCTCGCGGACTGGAGAGGCTGCCGTTCTACCTGCCAACCACACTTGCAGTGTATCGGGCTCTAGATTCAATCAGCGATGCGTGGCTGCAGCTACAGGTTTCGAGGAAGGGTACTTTTGAGATTTTCACCAAGAACATCGACCTGGCCACCATCAGGTACGATCTTCCAGGGCCGCAGGCGCGCCGCCTAACACTTGACGTCAAGCTAGTATCACGTAGGGGAGAGCTATCTTGGCACGTCAAGAGGACCGACGCGGAGCCCAACAAGTCCAACGATGAGTTTAGCAGGGTACTCAAGGAGGTATGGAATACCAAGAGCCCCAACTGGAAGAGCCTTTCGACCAGCGCGTGCGGGCCAGCGTCGGCGGGCGTTGAGGAGCTG